In Equus przewalskii isolate Varuska chromosome 6, EquPr2, whole genome shotgun sequence, one DNA window encodes the following:
- the LOC103567467 gene encoding olfactory receptor 6B9-like isoform X1 gives MLEENITLVSEFILVGFPTAPWLQVLLFFLFLVVYLLVAVENLVIMLAVWVTGSLHKPMYYFLSSLSFLEVWYVSVTVPKMLDGFLLQRRHISFTGCMTQLYFFISLACTECVLLAAMAYDRYVAICHPLRYPVIMTTGYCAQLVTSSYMTGFMVSVIKVCFISHVTFCGSNVMNHFFCDISPILKLACKDMSTAELVDFALAIFILVFPLTTTVLSYVYIVSTILRIPSTQGRKKAFSTCASHLTVVIIYYTAMIFMYVRPRAIASFNSNKLISAVYAVLTPMLNPFIYCLRNQEVKNAIKKTTVGFGQCVLLS, from the exons ATGCTGGAGGAAAACATCACTCTGGTCAGCGAGTTCATCCTGGTGGGCTTCCCCACTGCCCCATGGCTTCAAgtcctgctcttcttcctcttccttgtgGTCTATCTGCTGGTGGCAGTGGAGAATCTTGTCATCATGCTTGCGGTTTGGGTCACTGGCTCCCTCCATAAGCCCATGTACTATTTCCTGAGTAGCTTGTCTTTCCTGGAGGTCTGGTATGTCTCCGTCACAGTCCCCAAGATGCTAGATGGATTCCTCCTGCAGAGACGGCACATTTCCTTCACAGGTTGCATGACCCAGCTCTACTTCTTCATTTCGCTTGCCTGCACAGAATGTGTGCTTCTAGCagccatggcctatgaccgctatgtggccatctgccaccCTCTCCGGTACCCAGTCATCATGACCACAGGTTATTGTGCACAGCTGGTGACTTCCTCCTATATGACTGGTTTCATGGTCTCTGTCATCAAGGTCTGTTTCATTTCACATGTCACCTTTTGTGGTTCCAATGTCATGAACCACTTTTTCTGTGACATCTCACCAATCCTGAAACTGGCCTGCAAAGACATGTCCACAGCTGAGCTAGTGGACTTTGCCTTAGCTATTTTCATCCTTGTCTTCCCTCTTACCACCACCGTCCTTTCCTATGTCTACATTGTCTCTACAATTCTGCGTATACCCTCCacccaaggaaggaagaaagccttctccacctgtgcatCCCACCTCACTGTAGTCATAATTTATTACACAGCCATGATTTTCATGTATGTTCGGCCCAGAGCTATTGCATCATTTAATTCCAACAAACTAATCTCAGCTGTGTATGCAGTCCTCACACCCATGCTAAATCCCTTCATCTACTGCCTTAGGAACCAGGAAGTCAAGAATGCTATCAAAAAGACT actgtggGATTTGGTCAGTGCGTCCTGCTTAGCTGA
- the LOC103567467 gene encoding olfactory receptor 6B9-like isoform X2: protein MLEENITLVSEFILVGFPTAPWLQVLLFFLFLVVYLLVAVENLVIMLAVWVTGSLHKPMYYFLSSLSFLEVWYVSVTVPKMLDGFLLQRRHISFTGCMTQLYFFISLACTECVLLAAMAYDRYVAICHPLRYPVIMTTGYCAQLVTSSYMTGFMVSVIKVCFISHVTFCGSNVMNHFFCDISPILKLACKDMSTAELVDFALAIFILVFPLTTTVLSYVYIVSTILRIPSTQGRKKAFSTCASHLTVVIIYYTAMIFMYVRPRAIASFNSNKLISAVYAVLTPMLNPFIYCLRNQEVKNAIKKTVGFRGWPRG, encoded by the coding sequence ATGCTGGAGGAAAACATCACTCTGGTCAGCGAGTTCATCCTGGTGGGCTTCCCCACTGCCCCATGGCTTCAAgtcctgctcttcttcctcttccttgtgGTCTATCTGCTGGTGGCAGTGGAGAATCTTGTCATCATGCTTGCGGTTTGGGTCACTGGCTCCCTCCATAAGCCCATGTACTATTTCCTGAGTAGCTTGTCTTTCCTGGAGGTCTGGTATGTCTCCGTCACAGTCCCCAAGATGCTAGATGGATTCCTCCTGCAGAGACGGCACATTTCCTTCACAGGTTGCATGACCCAGCTCTACTTCTTCATTTCGCTTGCCTGCACAGAATGTGTGCTTCTAGCagccatggcctatgaccgctatgtggccatctgccaccCTCTCCGGTACCCAGTCATCATGACCACAGGTTATTGTGCACAGCTGGTGACTTCCTCCTATATGACTGGTTTCATGGTCTCTGTCATCAAGGTCTGTTTCATTTCACATGTCACCTTTTGTGGTTCCAATGTCATGAACCACTTTTTCTGTGACATCTCACCAATCCTGAAACTGGCCTGCAAAGACATGTCCACAGCTGAGCTAGTGGACTTTGCCTTAGCTATTTTCATCCTTGTCTTCCCTCTTACCACCACCGTCCTTTCCTATGTCTACATTGTCTCTACAATTCTGCGTATACCCTCCacccaaggaaggaagaaagccttctccacctgtgcatCCCACCTCACTGTAGTCATAATTTATTACACAGCCATGATTTTCATGTATGTTCGGCCCAGAGCTATTGCATCATTTAATTCCAACAAACTAATCTCAGCTGTGTATGCAGTCCTCACACCCATGCTAAATCCCTTCATCTACTGCCTTAGGAACCAGGAAGTCAAGAATGCTATCAAAAAGACTGTgggatttaggggctggccccgtggctga
- the LOC103567461 gene encoding olfactory receptor 226 has product MEQRNQSGRVSEFVLLGFPAPVPLRTLLFALSLLAYVLVLTENTLVIMAVRNHPTLHKPMYFFLANMSFLEIWYVTVTIPKMLAGFTGSKQGHGQLIPFEGCMTQLYFFLGLGCTECVLLAVMAYDRYVAICHPLHYPVIVSGRLCVQLATGSWAGGFGISMVKVFLISRLSYCGPNIINHFFCDVSPLLNLSCTDMSIAELTDFVLAIFILLGPLSVTGASYMAITHAVMHIPSAAGRHKAFSTCASHLTVVVIFYAANIFIYARPKALSAFDTNKLVSVLYAVIVPLLNPIIYCLSNQEVKRALRRTLHLYQGQDAKPGKISRNG; this is encoded by the coding sequence ATGGAGCAGAGGAACCAGAGTGGGAGAGTAAGTGAGTTCGTGTTGCTGGGCTTCCCAGCTCCTGTGCCACTGCGAACGCTATTGTTTGCCCTTTCTCTTCTGGCCTATGTGTTGGTGCTGACTGAGAACACACTCGTCATTATGGCAGTTAGAAACCATCCCACCCTTCACAAACCCATGTACTTCTTTCTGGCTAATATGTCTTTCCTGGAGATCTGGTATGTAACTGTCACTATTCCCAAGATGCTAGCTGGTTTTACTGGGTCCAAACAGGGCCATGGACAGCTAATCCCCTTTGAGGGCTGCATGACACAGCTCTACTTTTTCCTGGGCCTGGGCTGCACTGAGTGTGTCCTTCTTGCCGTTATGGCATATGATCGCTATGTAGCCATCTGCCATCCTCTCCACTACCCTGTTATTGTCAGTGGCCGGCTATGTGTTCAGCTGGCAACTGGCTCCTGGGCTGGAGGTTTTGGCATCTCCATGGTCaaagtttttctcatttctcgCCTCTCTTACTGTGGCCCCAACATCATCAACCACTTTTTCTGTGATGTCTCTCCATTGCTCAACCTTTCGTGCACTGACATGTCCATAGCAGAGCTTACAGACTTTGTTCTGGCCATTTTTATCCTACTGGGGCCACTCTCTGTCACTGGTGCCTCCTACATGGCCATCACTCATGCTGTGATGCACATTCCCTCAGCTGCTGGGCGCCATAAAGCCTTTTCCACCTGTGCCTCTCACCTCACTGTTGTGGTCATCTTCTATGCAGCTAATATCTTCATCTATGCCAGGCCAAAGGCACTCTCTGCTTTTGACACCAACAAGCTGGTCTCTGTACTTTATGCTGTCATTGTACCATTGCTCAACCCCATCATTTACTGCTTGAGCAACCAAGAGGTCAAGAGAGCCCTACGCCGTACTCTGCACCTGTACCAGGGCCAGGATGCTAAGCCTGGGAAAATTAGCAGAAATGGGTAG